In the genome of Nerophis lumbriciformis linkage group LG32, RoL_Nlum_v2.1, whole genome shotgun sequence, one region contains:
- the snx24 gene encoding sorting nexin-24, whose translation MCLNPTTMHAISVTIPSFRSENNNVERGYTVFRVDVLMSGRQHSVEKRYSEFYTLHKTLKKSIKPPEIPSKHIRNWVPKVLEQRRHGLELYLQTIIMENEVLPKIFLDFLNLRHFPSLPKTESCGSFDTDSMESSKLSHQPVMVFLNDPYLLPDPHDAFSNVVIEGVIHGVFYADLQPR comes from the exons ATGTGTTTAAATCCCACGACAATGCATGCTATCAGTGTGACTATTCCGTCTTTTCGCTCGGAGAACAACAACGTCGAGCGAGGATACACG GTGTTTAGAGTGGACGTGCTGATGAGTGGAAGGCAACACAGCGTGGAGAAACGCTACAGTGAATTCTACACTTTGCATAAAACG CTGAAAAAGAGCATCAAGCCGCCTGAGATCCCTTCCAAACATATCAGAAACTGGGTTCCCAAAGTGCTGGAGCAGAGGAGACATGGTCTGGAGCTCTACCTGCAG ACTATAATTATGGAGAACGAGGTTCTTCCAAAGATATTCCTGGACTTCCTCAATCTGCGCCATTTCCCCTCCTTGCCAAAAACCGAGAGCTGCGG GTCCTTTGACACCGACTCCATGGAATCGAG CAAACTTTCGCACCAGCCAGTCATGGTGTTTCTGAATGACCCCTACCTGCTGCCCGACCCCCACG ATGCTTTTTCAAACGTCGTGATCGAAGGCGTCATACATGGAGTTTTCTACGCTGACCTCCAGCCCAGATAG